One Dissulfuribacter thermophilus DNA window includes the following coding sequences:
- a CDS encoding GSU2203 family decaheme c-type cytochrome yields the protein MGKKILLLITSLSLIVGCSEMMRNRAAYIKLPPIPQGASYVGSEACGDCHEDYIQESTNVHLKIASFEVPQGVKTGCESCHGPASLHVEGEGDTEKIIRFGPEGLEPDEIAGVCVSCHQAGTHFNWAGSIHAENEVACTTCHKIHGNKNKNLLVDKETALCAKCHQDINAKTYFASHHPIKEGKMGCSDCHNPHGSASPEAGMLKTEERVNDLCLKCHTRYQGPFVFEHDPVVEDCLICHDPHGTVANNLLRQQEPFICLQCHEAHFHAARASNNVATVFAPGDPSNVIAPSDHGFTKSFMTKCTQCHSKVHGSDLPSQSVPGAGAALTR from the coding sequence ATGGGAAAGAAGATTTTATTACTGATCACCAGCTTGTCTTTGATAGTTGGATGTAGTGAGATGATGAGAAATAGGGCAGCTTATATCAAGCTGCCACCGATACCCCAGGGGGCGTCATATGTAGGGAGTGAGGCCTGTGGAGACTGTCATGAAGATTACATCCAAGAAAGTACCAACGTACACCTGAAAATTGCATCTTTTGAGGTGCCACAGGGTGTAAAAACAGGATGTGAAAGCTGTCATGGTCCGGCTTCTCTACACGTTGAGGGTGAGGGAGATACCGAGAAGATTATCAGATTCGGTCCCGAAGGACTTGAGCCAGATGAAATCGCAGGGGTGTGTGTAAGCTGTCATCAGGCGGGGACACATTTCAACTGGGCAGGTTCCATTCATGCTGAAAATGAAGTTGCTTGTACTACGTGCCACAAGATTCATGGAAATAAAAACAAGAATTTGTTGGTAGATAAGGAAACGGCACTATGTGCAAAATGCCACCAGGACATTAATGCCAAGACCTATTTTGCCTCTCATCACCCAATAAAAGAGGGGAAGATGGGCTGTTCAGACTGTCACAATCCCCATGGAAGTGCTAGCCCAGAGGCTGGAATGCTTAAGACAGAAGAACGCGTTAATGATCTTTGCCTAAAGTGCCATACACGTTATCAAGGGCCTTTTGTCTTTGAACACGATCCCGTGGTAGAAGATTGTCTAATATGTCATGATCCCCATGGGACTGTAGCCAATAATCTTCTACGTCAGCAGGAACCTTTTATATGCCTCCAGTGTCATGAAGCCCACTTCCATGCAGCAAGGGCCTCAAACAATGTGGCCACAGTATTCGCACCAGGAGATCCATCAAATGTAATAGCGCCTTCAGATCATGGCTTTACAAAGTCATTCATGACCAAATGCACGCAGTGTCATTCAAAGGTGCATGGATCGGATTTACCATCCCAGTCAGTTCCTGGTGCTGGTGCTGCCCTGACACGATAG
- a CDS encoding GSU2204 family CXXCH-containing (seleno)protein, which translates to MNLIKRIFSIGLVVCFSVILQNDLGIAEEKEYEGSVSIGGIFVMDDIDSDEDGAKGTEYNSVLDNTGYWDLKGELGFEKDGLAFKGEAHYQYVDEQEYGAILDLKRILRLKTDYSRFLHRLDHDELENLNAHIFSNTDPGPSAGKGYFVDFNGDGTNNKNEEIVGSAAVYHTDLGAGDEYHIMRSEWNNNAVLHIPQIPGLKLSFSHRFEERKGLDQARTMSKCSACHIVADSKSIDEETNDYMPKVSLNTENFAIEYSFLHRDFDDKSEDMSVVYNNLATTHLGFTNRLQFDGRDGPLPYSKTPDSQKDAHTLKAKWNVNRTNTVTAALVYSQSTNKSTDGPYDILTGNLNDELEMDSTAIMARWHNRVSRKLSFNVFGKYQTIDNDDAFIDVVDRTNADGTTLGDGYSRSALGAAEGLQTGFWDFTRKSGYDLDITTLGFDVAWRPMHGVTLRGAYEFHYEDRENAEEHNVPDDTTEHTIKLSGDWRVMHSLKLGFGYKLELVDDPYALKFAVCAPDGSYGEYGGPPGSLYDYSRSYDPTIYSKRVGTRSNLPETAHEFSFKANWMPITVLSTNVYAKYKMAENDDVDGNSWEQDLFSGGINVVLTPNEKISFVAGYDYFNDKYESMYCIAIYDGUANIITTDQFGSEQTGMDYRTEAHSFSVVATYRPLAVLGFNANFNYTTGRGNITDLKFESMFPTGDAKLDLDTSSINPNQPYLYDVAYLNEMADYSNLDFEQLDFTMGVSYRISNDIGLGINYYYTDFEDNEAYVYGDQDVTVQSLMGFVTVSF; encoded by the coding sequence ATGAATTTAATTAAGAGGATATTTTCAATTGGTTTGGTGGTTTGCTTTTCTGTGATACTCCAAAATGACCTTGGTATTGCAGAAGAAAAGGAATACGAGGGGTCAGTTAGTATTGGTGGAATATTTGTGATGGACGACATCGATTCTGATGAGGATGGAGCCAAGGGAACAGAGTATAACAGCGTGCTAGACAATACAGGATACTGGGATCTTAAAGGTGAATTGGGCTTTGAAAAGGACGGCCTAGCCTTTAAGGGTGAGGCGCATTATCAGTATGTAGATGAGCAGGAATATGGGGCAATATTAGACCTTAAGAGAATTCTTCGTTTAAAGACAGACTATTCGAGATTCTTACACAGACTGGATCACGATGAACTCGAAAATCTAAACGCACATATCTTTTCTAACACAGATCCAGGGCCATCTGCTGGAAAAGGATATTTTGTCGATTTTAATGGTGATGGAACAAATAATAAGAATGAAGAGATCGTAGGTTCTGCCGCAGTTTATCATACAGACTTAGGGGCAGGGGACGAATATCACATAATGAGAAGTGAGTGGAACAATAATGCGGTACTGCATATCCCTCAGATTCCAGGCTTAAAACTGTCCTTTTCTCACAGATTTGAAGAACGAAAGGGCTTGGACCAGGCCCGTACCATGAGCAAGTGTTCTGCATGCCACATTGTCGCCGACAGTAAGAGCATTGACGAAGAAACCAATGATTATATGCCGAAGGTCTCTTTAAATACTGAAAACTTCGCTATTGAGTATTCTTTTCTCCATAGAGATTTTGATGATAAGAGCGAAGATATGAGTGTTGTGTACAACAACCTTGCAACTACTCACCTGGGTTTTACTAATAGGCTTCAATTCGATGGTCGGGATGGCCCGCTTCCTTATTCTAAGACCCCTGATTCTCAAAAGGATGCCCACACCTTAAAGGCCAAGTGGAACGTAAACCGCACAAACACTGTGACTGCTGCTTTAGTCTATTCCCAGAGCACAAATAAGAGTACTGATGGTCCATATGACATTCTGACTGGTAATTTAAATGACGAACTGGAGATGGATAGTACTGCCATCATGGCGAGGTGGCACAACAGAGTCAGTCGCAAACTTTCTTTCAATGTCTTTGGAAAGTATCAGACCATAGACAATGACGACGCATTTATAGATGTAGTGGACAGGACAAATGCCGATGGTACAACCCTTGGAGATGGATACTCAAGAAGTGCTTTAGGGGCTGCAGAAGGCCTTCAGACTGGCTTTTGGGATTTTACTAGAAAGTCTGGGTATGATCTCGATATCACAACCCTTGGTTTTGATGTAGCATGGAGACCTATGCACGGTGTCACTCTCAGAGGAGCCTATGAATTTCACTATGAAGATCGAGAGAATGCCGAGGAACACAACGTTCCAGACGACACCACGGAGCATACTATTAAGCTCTCGGGTGATTGGCGAGTCATGCATTCTTTGAAGCTTGGATTTGGTTATAAACTAGAGCTTGTCGATGATCCATATGCCCTTAAATTTGCAGTCTGTGCTCCAGATGGCTCCTATGGCGAATACGGAGGTCCTCCAGGTTCATTATATGACTATTCGAGATCCTATGACCCTACCATATATAGTAAGCGTGTCGGAACCCGTTCCAACCTGCCTGAGACAGCTCATGAATTTTCATTTAAGGCCAATTGGATGCCAATTACGGTGTTGAGTACAAACGTTTATGCGAAATACAAGATGGCTGAAAATGATGATGTTGACGGCAATAGCTGGGAACAGGACCTTTTTTCCGGTGGAATCAACGTGGTATTGACCCCCAATGAAAAAATATCATTTGTTGCAGGCTATGATTATTTTAATGACAAATACGAATCAATGTACTGCATAGCAATATATGATGGGTGAGCAAATATAATTACAACGGACCAGTTTGGTTCCGAGCAGACAGGAATGGATTACAGGACCGAGGCCCACAGCTTTTCAGTTGTTGCCACTTATAGGCCACTGGCTGTCTTAGGCTTCAATGCTAATTTCAACTATACTACTGGCAGAGGTAATATCACAGACCTTAAATTCGAAAGTATGTTCCCAACAGGGGATGCAAAGCTAGATTTGGATACCAGTTCAATCAATCCAAATCAGCCATATCTCTATGACGTAGCATATTTGAATGAGATGGCAGATTATTCGAATTTGGATTTTGAACAGCTCGATTTTACCATGGGAGTCTCTTACAGGATCTCAAATGACATAGGTCTTGGTATCAACTATTATTACACAGATTTTGAAGACAACGAAGCCTATGTATATGGAGACCAAGATGTAACTGTACAGTCACTCATGGGCTTTGTAACTGTGAGTTTCTAG
- a CDS encoding 3-deoxy-7-phosphoheptulonate synthase, which translates to MIVILKPDIKREGPEVQKINDFISNFPKVNIKLIEIEGETRTVCELHLIGSTHNIPQDVLESMPGVEKVVRVSTKYRQIGRHDIDVVPIGFEYQGLRFDQDSFHIFAGLCAVDTPEHVEEIFRTLAELGIVTARMGAYKPRTSPYDFQGHGRDCLPWLFEIAGKHGIKVIAMEVLKESHIDEIFEELEKAGKPTGIMLQIGTRNAQNFELLKAVGSQKEFPVLYKRGMGLTLEESLNACEYIASGGNRNIIFCLRGVKSHLGSPHRNLVDFAHVPVIKRLTRLPVCVDPSHSVGSKEVAPDGLPDIFHASAQGVIAGANMILVECHPDPQTALCDGPQALTMEEMAKFVEDTKIIREAYLRRKEAFSRSKMKELADS; encoded by the coding sequence ATGATAGTTATTTTAAAACCCGACATAAAAAGGGAGGGCCCTGAAGTACAAAAAATAAATGATTTCATAAGTAACTTCCCAAAGGTCAATATTAAACTGATTGAAATAGAGGGTGAGACCAGGACAGTATGTGAGTTACATCTCATCGGATCTACTCATAATATCCCCCAAGACGTCCTTGAATCCATGCCTGGGGTCGAAAAGGTGGTACGAGTATCTACAAAGTATAGGCAAATTGGCCGCCATGACATAGATGTCGTACCCATTGGGTTTGAATATCAGGGATTGAGGTTTGACCAGGATTCTTTCCACATATTTGCTGGTCTGTGCGCAGTGGATACACCAGAGCATGTGGAAGAGATCTTCAGGACCCTTGCAGAATTGGGTATTGTAACGGCCAGGATGGGGGCATATAAGCCAAGAACAAGTCCTTATGACTTTCAGGGACATGGTAGGGATTGTTTACCCTGGCTGTTTGAAATTGCAGGGAAACACGGTATCAAAGTCATTGCCATGGAAGTGCTCAAGGAATCGCATATCGATGAAATTTTCGAAGAGTTGGAAAAGGCAGGAAAGCCAACAGGGATTATGCTCCAGATTGGAACCAGAAATGCCCAGAATTTTGAATTATTAAAGGCGGTCGGTTCTCAAAAGGAATTTCCAGTACTTTACAAAAGAGGCATGGGACTAACTCTGGAGGAGAGTTTAAATGCCTGTGAATATATAGCAAGTGGCGGGAATAGGAATATTATTTTCTGCCTTCGCGGCGTCAAATCTCACCTAGGCTCACCTCATAGAAATCTTGTGGACTTTGCCCATGTCCCAGTAATCAAGCGGCTTACCCGTCTTCCTGTCTGTGTTGACCCAAGTCACTCTGTAGGATCGAAGGAAGTAGCCCCAGATGGGCTTCCAGATATCTTTCACGCATCTGCTCAGGGAGTTATTGCTGGTGCAAACATGATATTGGTAGAGTGTCATCCTGATCCGCAGACTGCCCTGTGTGATGGTCCCCAGGCACTTACCATGGAGGAAATGGCAAAATTTGTAGAAGATACGAAAATAATACGAGAGGCATATCTCAGGAGAAAAGAGGCATTTTCAAGGTCAAAGATGAAAGAACTAGCTGATAGTTAA
- a CDS encoding FecCD family ABC transporter permease has translation MKHYMLFSIFTAVLFLSLFLTCLIGAVSIAPGEIFRVFLAQLGVVDLNSIDPSIFAIIWDIRFSRILLSALVGCALAISGAAFQGVLINPLADPFTIGVASGAAFGATLAIFLGSAFGEIPAWVQGLGIIPIFGFLGAMVALFFVIAFSRLSGGLRRETMILSGIVVATFLSALISLLKALDEESVQAIVFWIMGSLQGRSWAHVGFAMPYIVCGIVMLFFLTRELDIMTLGDEQAKQLGVNVEKIRYLVLIGASILTAACVSVSGVIGFVGLVIPHMVRLGLGARHTPLFIGSGLLGAITMIWSDAISRSILPGGEEIPVGVITALIGGPVFFLILVKSKKEDLETEP, from the coding sequence ATGAAACATTATATGCTTTTCTCCATTTTTACAGCAGTTCTCTTCCTTTCCCTGTTTTTGACATGCCTGATAGGGGCTGTATCCATAGCTCCTGGAGAGATATTTAGGGTATTTCTTGCCCAGTTGGGAGTCGTCGATCTAAATTCAATAGATCCTTCTATCTTTGCTATTATATGGGACATACGGTTCAGCAGGATACTACTTTCGGCCTTAGTTGGATGTGCCCTTGCCATTTCAGGAGCCGCTTTCCAGGGCGTATTGATTAACCCATTGGCAGACCCTTTTACAATAGGTGTTGCCTCTGGAGCTGCCTTTGGAGCAACCCTTGCCATCTTCCTGGGAAGCGCTTTTGGAGAGATTCCAGCATGGGTTCAAGGCCTTGGCATCATCCCGATCTTTGGTTTTTTAGGTGCAATGGTCGCCCTCTTTTTTGTAATAGCCTTTTCAAGGCTATCAGGGGGGTTGAGAAGAGAGACCATGATTCTTTCAGGTATTGTTGTAGCAACATTTCTTTCTGCCCTAATCTCACTTTTAAAGGCGCTAGATGAAGAGTCTGTCCAGGCAATAGTATTTTGGATTATGGGCAGTCTCCAAGGCAGGTCATGGGCTCATGTGGGATTTGCAATGCCTTATATAGTCTGTGGCATTGTTATGCTTTTTTTTCTTACACGTGAACTGGATATTATGACACTGGGGGATGAACAGGCAAAACAATTAGGTGTAAACGTTGAAAAAATACGATATCTAGTCCTCATTGGTGCAAGCATCCTTACGGCAGCATGTGTTTCTGTATCAGGGGTTATTGGCTTTGTTGGCCTTGTAATACCACATATGGTACGGCTTGGGCTTGGTGCGAGGCATACACCCCTTTTTATTGGCTCAGGCCTCCTTGGTGCCATTACCATGATTTGGTCAGATGCCATTTCCAGGTCGATCCTGCCAGGAGGAGAGGAGATACCAGTAGGGGTAATAACTGCCCTTATAGGTGGGCCAGTATTTTTCCTCATCCTTGTGAAGAGCAAAAAAGAGGACTTGGAGACTGAGCCGTGA
- a CDS encoding ABC transporter ATP-binding protein, translating to MKVLRIRELSAGYGSRDVLDEINIDIHAGEFVGILGPNGSGKTTLLRTITGLIPVKRGSIELFGQDLESLNEIETAKRVAVVPQRVNIEFPIDGFHVVLMGRYPHRQSGFLRGYSKEDCRVADEAMKRTRTTHLKKALANRLSGGEAKLLSISRAIAQSPGLLLLDEATANLDPMRKVHMFRLFESMNRVDGLTIICVMHDLNLAALFCSRFIFLKQGRVVLDGGPEEVFTPENLQSIYDVDVSIIRHPVKKRPQVLFG from the coding sequence GTGAAGGTCTTGAGAATAAGGGAGCTTAGCGCAGGCTATGGCAGCCGAGATGTCCTTGATGAGATTAATATAGATATCCATGCAGGAGAATTTGTGGGTATCCTTGGTCCAAATGGTTCTGGTAAGACAACTTTATTGAGGACAATTACAGGTTTGATCCCAGTAAAAAGGGGATCAATAGAACTCTTCGGTCAAGATCTGGAGTCCTTAAATGAAATTGAGACTGCGAAGAGGGTAGCAGTTGTACCCCAGAGAGTAAATATTGAATTCCCAATAGATGGGTTTCATGTGGTTTTGATGGGCAGATATCCTCACAGGCAATCAGGATTTCTTAGAGGTTATTCAAAAGAGGACTGCAGGGTAGCTGATGAGGCTATGAAGCGTACAAGGACTACCCATCTAAAAAAGGCACTGGCCAATAGACTTTCGGGGGGAGAAGCAAAGCTCCTCTCCATAAGTAGGGCCATTGCCCAGAGTCCAGGACTGCTTCTTTTGGATGAGGCCACAGCAAACCTCGATCCAATGAGGAAGGTGCACATGTTTCGGCTCTTTGAGTCGATGAACAGAGTTGATGGACTTACCATAATTTGCGTGATGCACGACCTCAATTTGGCGGCCCTTTTTTGTAGCCGATTCATCTTTCTCAAGCAGGGAAGGGTGGTCTTAGATGGTGGGCCTGAAGAGGTTTTTACCCCTGAAAATTTGCAAAGTATTTATGATGTTGATGTATCTATCATAAGGCATCCAGTGAAAAAGCGCCCCCAGGTACTCTTTGGATAA
- a CDS encoding sirohydrochlorin cobaltochelatase codes for MKKFLICFILVAGFLGAQCKWAFASQGTLLRFLKPTYKEGPVPIVLVAFGTSTKAQVTFDHIDREIRKAFPGHEIRWAFTSSIIRKKMNKKYEKQGSPKRLKSLQQVLSDLEANGYRKAVVQSLHVFPGEEWIHILNQGKIDGLRISYGEPLFATWEDVNKILDDIVKDIPNPKEGCAILAGHGTPNTYSSPATAVYLAFDRLLHTRFSNCFLGSVEGIPDKEDAIKRATSYPKDYVKIIPIMLVAGDHVMNDIMGTEPGEDGELSWALELKKAGKKVEAPTVTINGKKYYKGLGFYEATTEVIIEHIRQAMRDL; via the coding sequence ATGAAGAAGTTCTTAATCTGTTTCATTTTAGTTGCAGGGTTTTTGGGGGCCCAGTGTAAGTGGGCATTTGCCAGCCAGGGTACATTGCTTCGTTTTTTAAAGCCAACCTATAAGGAAGGACCTGTCCCAATTGTTCTTGTAGCCTTTGGAACCAGCACAAAGGCCCAGGTAACTTTTGATCACATAGATAGGGAAATAAGAAAGGCCTTCCCTGGTCATGAGATTAGATGGGCTTTTACCTCAAGCATCATAAGGAAGAAAATGAATAAAAAATACGAGAAGCAAGGTAGTCCTAAGAGACTTAAAAGCCTTCAACAGGTCCTTTCAGATCTAGAGGCCAATGGCTATAGAAAGGCAGTGGTCCAGTCCCTTCACGTATTTCCAGGTGAGGAATGGATTCACATACTGAATCAGGGGAAAATCGATGGCTTGAGGATCTCTTATGGAGAACCATTATTTGCCACTTGGGAAGATGTAAACAAGATCCTAGACGACATCGTTAAAGACATCCCAAATCCCAAAGAAGGATGTGCAATACTTGCGGGACACGGGACCCCCAATACCTATTCTTCGCCAGCGACTGCAGTCTATTTGGCATTTGATAGGCTACTACATACAAGGTTTTCCAATTGCTTTTTGGGAAGCGTTGAAGGTATCCCTGATAAGGAAGATGCAATAAAAAGGGCGACATCCTATCCAAAAGACTATGTGAAGATAATTCCCATAATGCTAGTGGCAGGCGATCACGTCATGAATGACATAATGGGGACTGAACCTGGTGAGGATGGGGAGCTGTCCTGGGCCTTGGAACTAAAAAAGGCTGGGAAAAAGGTGGAGGCACCAACTGTGACAATAAATGGAAAAAAATATTACAAAGGTCTTGGCTTCTATGAGGCCACTACTGAAGTAATTATAGAACATATCAGACAGGCTATGCGAGACCTTTAA
- a CDS encoding LbtU family siderophore porin, with protein MQKNIGKLIMGFFWTIMLVFANPATSFSQTYEELKKEIKSLVDQNKALTERLKKVETELSELKEGHEKGLEIEPQEEGSISGFLTDAEKRINLSGLLEFGGAYRDTSYDNGEDVTESDLVMTTVELDFSAKLNKWVDVTGVLLYEDPTFESEETSFELDSASVVFGAEEGFPFTLTLGKVYVPFGALLTYFPDDPLIDSPLTLLLGESNEKTAILAYTDGGLTVSVYAYNGDVEEKGEGENRLESYGFDVHFEYGLDMEGLNFYKRGEKFKHDPNKCIDFLIGGSYISNLADSDFLSDALGDEIDHYVGGMDFYVHAEHRGYFIAAEFMGAVNHFSANDLSSGNSGAKPYVWNIETGFSYNWWKNLEVAFKIAGSFDTEALGLPERRYGINLNQELFEGVTLSLGYIHDQYHDIDIDKRDERELLYGQMAVEF; from the coding sequence ATGCAAAAAAATATTGGAAAATTGATCATGGGATTCTTTTGGACGATAATGCTGGTATTTGCTAATCCGGCGACTTCATTTTCGCAAACGTATGAAGAGTTAAAAAAAGAGATAAAATCTTTGGTGGATCAAAATAAAGCCCTTACAGAGCGCTTAAAAAAGGTGGAAACAGAGCTGAGTGAGCTTAAGGAGGGCCATGAGAAGGGATTAGAAATCGAGCCTCAAGAGGAGGGATCAATTTCTGGATTTTTGACTGATGCTGAAAAAAGGATCAATTTGAGTGGACTCCTTGAATTTGGCGGAGCCTATAGAGATACATCATATGACAATGGTGAGGATGTGACTGAAAGTGATTTGGTTATGACAACAGTTGAGCTAGATTTTTCAGCAAAGCTAAACAAGTGGGTTGATGTAACAGGGGTACTACTCTATGAAGATCCAACCTTTGAAAGTGAGGAGACTAGTTTTGAGCTGGATTCAGCCTCAGTGGTGTTTGGAGCAGAAGAAGGTTTTCCTTTTACCCTGACCTTAGGGAAGGTCTATGTACCTTTCGGGGCCCTTTTGACCTATTTCCCAGATGATCCTCTAATTGACTCACCACTTACACTGCTTCTGGGAGAATCAAACGAAAAGACAGCGATCCTTGCCTATACTGATGGGGGATTGACTGTATCTGTTTATGCCTACAACGGAGATGTGGAAGAAAAGGGAGAGGGAGAAAATAGATTGGAAAGCTATGGATTTGATGTTCATTTCGAATATGGCTTGGATATGGAAGGCCTAAATTTTTATAAAAGGGGTGAAAAATTTAAGCATGATCCAAACAAGTGCATAGATTTCTTAATTGGTGGGTCATACATATCCAATCTGGCAGATTCAGACTTTTTGTCAGATGCACTGGGTGATGAGATTGATCATTACGTTGGCGGAATGGATTTTTACGTGCATGCCGAACACCGTGGATACTTCATTGCGGCTGAGTTCATGGGGGCTGTGAATCATTTTTCCGCAAATGACCTCAGTTCAGGTAACTCTGGGGCCAAGCCCTATGTTTGGAATATTGAAACAGGATTTAGCTATAACTGGTGGAAAAATCTTGAAGTGGCATTCAAGATTGCTGGCTCTTTTGATACTGAGGCCCTTGGGCTCCCTGAACGGCGTTATGGTATTAACTTGAATCAGGAACTCTTTGAGGGAGTTACACTCTCTTTAGGCTATATACACGATCAATACCATGATATTGATATAGACAAACGTGATGAAAGAGAACTTTTATATGGCCAGATGGCTGTGGAATTCTAG
- a CDS encoding ABC transporter substrate-binding protein, whose translation MARWLWNSSLLFLFVFSCLVRTASALTIVDDRGKTIELKAPARRIIALYGAFNEIIAALGREELLIARTKADRDPASILKLPEIGTHMRPNVELIVSLKPDLILQSTGRRLALEPVRALENMGFKVAVFNPNSITGLYTTILRIGILIGEEKKAKVLVESMKNRIEHIQRHHMGKRAPRVFFEVRYPNLLGAGGNNIVNEIIEKAGGINCFSGVKKKFVRPGLESVLKCDPDFYIIQKGPMNRAPGNPENRPNFMLLRAIREGHWLMVPEGKYSRPTPNIVEAIEELSKVFMEYDDLNGQQGMTSMEDSK comes from the coding sequence ATGGCCAGATGGCTGTGGAATTCTAGTCTATTATTTTTATTTGTCTTCTCCTGCCTTGTAAGGACTGCATCCGCCCTTACGATTGTAGACGATAGGGGAAAGACTATTGAACTCAAGGCCCCAGCAAGGCGTATCATAGCCCTGTATGGGGCCTTTAATGAGATTATTGCAGCCCTTGGAAGAGAGGAGCTGTTGATTGCCCGTACAAAGGCAGACAGAGACCCTGCCTCGATCCTTAAGCTACCTGAAATAGGGACCCACATGAGACCCAACGTTGAGTTGATTGTCTCTTTAAAGCCAGATCTCATTCTTCAGAGTACAGGTAGAAGGCTTGCCCTTGAGCCAGTTAGGGCCCTTGAAAACATGGGGTTTAAAGTTGCAGTGTTTAATCCAAATTCCATAACTGGCCTTTACACTACGATACTTAGGATTGGGATACTTATAGGAGAGGAGAAAAAGGCCAAGGTCTTAGTAGAATCTATGAAAAATCGTATAGAACATATACAGAGACATCACATGGGGAAGAGGGCTCCACGGGTATTTTTTGAAGTAAGGTACCCCAATCTGCTTGGGGCAGGGGGGAACAACATTGTCAACGAAATTATAGAGAAGGCCGGAGGTATTAACTGTTTCTCAGGGGTAAAAAAGAAGTTTGTAAGGCCAGGCCTTGAGTCTGTTCTAAAGTGTGATCCAGATTTTTACATCATACAAAAAGGCCCTATGAATCGGGCCCCTGGAAATCCTGAGAATAGGCCCAACTTTATGCTCTTAAGGGCGATACGAGAAGGTCACTGGCTGATGGTGCCTGAAGGCAAATACTCTCGTCCAACACCAAATATAGTTGAGGCCATAGAGGAGCTCTCAAAGGTGTTTATGGAATATGACGACCTCAATGGGCAACAGGGTATGACAAGTATGGAGGACTCTAAGTGA